A genomic region of Streptomyces sp. R33 contains the following coding sequences:
- a CDS encoding cytochrome bc complex cytochrome b subunit → MSTATDSKRKAPAGERVADWADGRLGIYSLAKSNMRKIFPDHWSFMLGEICLYSFIIIILTGVYLTLFFHPSMNEVVYHGSYVPMQGVQMSEAFASTLDISFDVRGGLLIRQIHHWSALIFVAGMVVHMMRVFFTGAFRKPREVNWIFGFLLLVLGMFTGFTGYSLPDDLLSGTGVRFMEGAILSVPIVGTYLSFFLFGGEFPGGDFVARFYSIHILLLPGIMMGLLVAHLILVFYHKHTQFAGPGKTNNNVVGMPLLPVYMAKAGGFFFLVFGVIAAIAAIASINPIWALGPYRPDHVSTGAQPDWYMGMPEGLIRAMPGWEINLWGHTLVLGVFIPLLLFPLVLGSIAAWPFIESWVTGDKREHHILDRPRNVPTRTAFGVAWIAEYIVLLIGGGNDMFAQYFHLSINNITWFVRIGFFVVPVLAFIVTKRICLGLQRRDHDKVLHGRETGIIKRLPHGEFVEVHEPLSQGKLHTLTAHEQYKPIEIGPTVDENGVERKVGRMEKLRAKLSKGFYAENNQIPKPTVEEYKEIQSGHGHH, encoded by the coding sequence ATGAGCACTGCCACTGATTCGAAGCGCAAAGCGCCGGCCGGCGAGCGGGTAGCCGACTGGGCGGACGGCCGCCTGGGCATCTACAGCCTGGCCAAGTCCAACATGCGCAAGATCTTCCCGGACCACTGGTCCTTCATGCTGGGTGAGATCTGCCTCTACAGCTTCATCATCATCATCCTCACGGGTGTGTACCTGACGCTGTTCTTCCACCCGAGCATGAACGAGGTCGTGTACCACGGCTCGTACGTGCCGATGCAGGGCGTCCAGATGTCGGAGGCCTTCGCCTCGACGCTGGACATCAGCTTCGACGTCCGCGGCGGTCTGCTCATCCGGCAGATCCACCACTGGTCGGCGCTGATCTTCGTCGCCGGCATGGTCGTGCACATGATGCGCGTCTTCTTCACCGGCGCGTTCCGCAAGCCGCGCGAGGTCAACTGGATCTTCGGCTTCCTGCTGCTGGTCCTCGGCATGTTCACCGGTTTCACCGGTTACTCCCTGCCGGACGACCTGCTCTCGGGCACCGGTGTCCGCTTCATGGAGGGCGCGATCCTGTCCGTGCCGATCGTCGGCACGTACCTCTCGTTCTTCCTCTTCGGCGGCGAGTTCCCCGGCGGCGACTTCGTCGCACGGTTCTACTCGATCCACATCCTGCTGCTGCCCGGCATCATGATGGGCCTGCTGGTGGCCCACCTGATCCTGGTCTTCTACCACAAGCACACCCAGTTCGCGGGTCCCGGCAAGACGAACAACAACGTCGTCGGCATGCCGCTGCTGCCGGTCTACATGGCCAAGGCCGGAGGCTTTTTCTTCCTGGTCTTCGGTGTCATCGCGGCCATCGCGGCGATCGCCTCGATCAACCCGATCTGGGCGCTCGGCCCGTACCGCCCGGACCACGTGTCCACCGGTGCGCAGCCCGACTGGTACATGGGCATGCCGGAAGGCCTGATCCGAGCCATGCCGGGCTGGGAGATCAACCTGTGGGGCCACACGCTCGTCCTGGGCGTGTTCATCCCGCTGCTGCTCTTCCCGCTGGTGCTGGGCTCGATCGCCGCCTGGCCGTTCATCGAGTCCTGGGTCACCGGGGACAAGCGCGAGCACCACATCCTGGACCGCCCGCGCAACGTCCCGACCCGTACGGCCTTCGGTGTCGCCTGGATCGCGGAGTACATCGTGCTGCTGATCGGCGGTGGAAACGACATGTTCGCGCAGTACTTCCACCTCTCGATCAACAACATCACGTGGTTCGTCCGGATCGGCTTCTTCGTCGTCCCGGTCCTCGCGTTCATCGTCACCAAGCGCATCTGCCTCGGCCTGCAGCGCCGGGACCACGACAAGGTGCTGCACGGTCGCGAGACCGGCATCATCAAGCGCCTGCCGCACGGTGAGTTCGTCGAGGTCCACGAGCCGCTGTCGCAGGGCAAGCTGCACACGCTCACCGCGCACGAGCAGTACAAGCCGATCGAGATCGGCCCGACGGTCGACGAGAACGGTGTCGAGCGCAAGGTCGGCCGCATGGAGAAGCTCCGCGCGAAGCTCAGCAAGGGCTTCTACGCCGAGAACAACCAGATTCCGAAGCCCACGGTGGAGGAGTACAAGGAGATCCAGAGCGGCCACGGCCATCACTGA
- the trpD gene encoding anthranilate phosphoribosyltransferase, whose product MNVVTPAGGDSVAARGWPGVLDALLSGQDLRAEETAWAMDRIMRGEATDAQIAGFVVALRAKGETVAEINGLVRSMYGHANLIEVPGRTVDIVGTGGDGAKTVNISTMSSIVVAGTGAKVVKHGNRAASSASGSSDVLEKLGVNLDLTPARVVEVAEEAGITFCFAVKFHPALRHVAGARRELGIRTTFNFLGPLTNPARVRAQATGVADARVAPIVAGVLAERGSSALVFRGDDGLDELTTASTSRIWWVRDGKVTEQTLDPRDVGISLVDVSALAGGDPSYNADVARRLLAGETGPVRDAVLLNSAAALVALDPGTGSLEEQIAAGITRAAESIDSGAARAALDRWVQASNA is encoded by the coding sequence ATGAACGTTGTGACCCCGGCAGGCGGCGACAGCGTGGCGGCCCGTGGCTGGCCGGGCGTCCTCGACGCCCTGCTGAGCGGCCAGGACCTGCGCGCCGAGGAGACCGCCTGGGCCATGGACCGGATCATGCGCGGGGAGGCCACCGACGCCCAGATCGCCGGCTTCGTTGTGGCGCTGCGGGCCAAGGGGGAGACCGTCGCGGAGATCAACGGCCTCGTGCGGTCCATGTACGGGCACGCCAACCTGATCGAGGTGCCGGGCCGGACGGTGGACATCGTCGGCACCGGCGGCGACGGGGCCAAGACGGTGAACATCTCGACGATGTCGTCGATCGTGGTGGCCGGTACGGGCGCCAAGGTCGTCAAGCACGGCAACCGGGCCGCGTCGAGCGCGAGCGGTTCCTCGGACGTGCTGGAGAAGCTCGGCGTCAACCTGGACCTCACCCCGGCGCGGGTCGTCGAGGTCGCGGAGGAGGCCGGGATCACCTTCTGCTTCGCGGTCAAGTTCCACCCGGCGCTGCGGCACGTCGCCGGGGCCCGACGGGAGCTGGGCATCCGGACCACCTTCAACTTCCTCGGCCCGCTGACCAACCCGGCGCGGGTACGGGCGCAGGCCACGGGCGTCGCGGACGCCCGGGTGGCCCCCATCGTGGCGGGCGTACTGGCGGAGCGCGGCTCCTCGGCTCTGGTGTTCCGCGGCGACGACGGCCTGGACGAACTGACCACGGCGTCGACCTCGCGGATCTGGTGGGTCCGCGACGGCAAGGTCACCGAGCAGACCCTCGACCCGCGTGACGTGGGCATTTCCCTGGTCGACGTCTCCGCCCTGGCCGGCGGGGACCCCTCGTACAACGCGGACGTGGCCCGCCGCCTGCTGGCCGGCGAGACCGGCCCGGTCCGCGACGCCGTCCTGCTGAACTCGGCCGCCGCCCTGGTGGCGCTGGACCCGGGCACCGGCAGCCTGGAGGAGCAGATCGCGGCCGGCATCACCCGCGCGGCCGAGTCGATCGACTCGGGCGCGGCGCGGGCCGCCCTTGACCGCTGGGTGCAGGCGAGCAACGCCTAG
- a CDS encoding aminotransferase class V-fold PLP-dependent enzyme, with amino-acid sequence MSTYPNAVATAAVAAPAAPACAEPLPVLGRDVTVPLVTGGEVTYAALDYAASAPALQRVWDDVAAYAPYYGSVHRGAGYLSQLSTDLFEQSRATVAEFLDCRPADQVVFTRSTTDSLNLLAAVLPAGCQVFVFETEHHASLLPWGDAQVTYLNAPRTPAQAVETLERALAERDPYGPALVCVTGASNVTGELWPVKELAAAAHAHGARIVLDAAQLAPHHPVSVQELDVDWVAFSGHKLYAPFGSGVLAGRADWLQQAEPYLAGGGASRKVARRADGGVDVEWHTTAARHEAGSPNVIGVYSIASACKALTEAGFDGLVARERHLIAKVRAGLAQVPAVRILSLFGDDAPRVGVISFVVDGWNSSHFAAALSAEYGIGVRDGLFCAHPLVRTLLGSEPQAQGECGAPEAAPGERSLNAIRVSFGAGTPDEHVDRFVRAVRELVADGAKWQYRTEEGRCVPVS; translated from the coding sequence ATGTCCACGTACCCGAACGCCGTCGCCACCGCCGCCGTTGCCGCTCCTGCCGCCCCCGCCTGTGCCGAGCCGCTGCCGGTCCTCGGCCGCGACGTCACCGTCCCGCTCGTCACCGGCGGCGAGGTCACCTACGCAGCCCTCGACTACGCGGCCAGCGCCCCCGCCCTGCAGCGGGTCTGGGACGACGTCGCCGCGTACGCCCCCTACTACGGCAGCGTGCACCGCGGTGCCGGCTACCTCTCCCAGCTCTCCACCGACCTCTTCGAGCAGAGCCGCGCCACGGTCGCCGAGTTCCTCGACTGCCGCCCCGCGGACCAGGTCGTCTTCACCCGGTCCACCACCGACTCGCTGAACCTGCTGGCCGCCGTACTCCCGGCCGGCTGCCAGGTCTTCGTGTTCGAGACCGAGCACCACGCCTCGCTGCTGCCGTGGGGCGACGCGCAGGTCACGTACCTCAACGCCCCCCGGACCCCGGCCCAGGCCGTCGAGACCCTCGAGCGGGCGCTGGCCGAACGTGACCCCTACGGTCCGGCGCTGGTCTGCGTCACCGGCGCCTCCAACGTCACCGGTGAGCTGTGGCCGGTGAAGGAACTCGCCGCCGCGGCGCACGCCCACGGCGCGCGGATCGTCCTGGACGCCGCCCAGCTGGCCCCGCACCACCCCGTCTCCGTGCAGGAGTTGGACGTGGACTGGGTGGCCTTCTCCGGGCACAAGCTGTACGCGCCGTTCGGCTCGGGCGTACTGGCCGGCCGCGCGGACTGGCTGCAGCAGGCGGAGCCGTACCTGGCCGGAGGCGGCGCCTCCCGGAAGGTCGCCCGCCGCGCGGACGGCGGCGTCGACGTCGAGTGGCACACCACGGCCGCGCGCCACGAGGCCGGCTCCCCGAACGTGATCGGCGTGTACTCGATCGCCTCCGCCTGCAAGGCCCTGACCGAGGCGGGCTTCGACGGCCTCGTCGCCCGCGAGCGCCACCTGATCGCCAAGGTCCGGGCCGGCCTGGCGCAGGTCCCCGCCGTCCGGATCCTCTCCCTCTTCGGGGACGACGCCCCGCGGGTCGGCGTCATCTCCTTCGTCGTGGACGGCTGGAACAGCTCGCACTTCGCGGCCGCGCTGTCGGCGGAGTACGGGATCGGCGTCCGCGACGGCCTGTTCTGCGCCCACCCGCTGGTCCGCACCCTGCTGGGCAGCGAGCCGCAGGCCCAGGGCGAATGCGGAGCCCCCGAGGCGGCCCCGGGCGAGCGCTCGCTGAACGCGATCCGCGTCAGCTTCGGCGCGGGCACCCCCGACGAGCACGTCGACCGCTTCGTCCGCGCGGTCAGGGAACTCGTCGCCGACGGAGCCAAGTGGCAGTACCGCACGGAAGAAGGCCGCTGCGTGCCCGTTTCCTGA